The following coding sequences lie in one Lentilactobacillus sp. SPB1-3 genomic window:
- a CDS encoding glycoside hydrolase family 65 protein, giving the protein MRTFAIQAREGMLEINYSENSNQPPFRKFVITYNSDLSIGENLENIKSVLTGLPIDAGIIENSLNYDFSDTIIGINHQKIDIGLAIANLLNVPVVNMKTANEIGLENAVQQKAEYLKWHLDYYGEYSGKRNYGQEAMLTIGNGYFGLRGSFVEADADKDNYPGMYVAGVFNQLTTNINDHDVVNEDLVNLPNSQYITFGVDHQEPFKIKKEDIQDIYRSLDLRTGLLTITMHVQLATGQVLEICTKKVANMTNYHRFAVSYEVKPINFSGSLQIYTKIDGSVQNLNVDRYKDFDQKHIEIIGMSANDNQISMRGRTKTSKVEFMINSKLTSDDFDINDLVDTSTENQIISQTLSLDVEPNKAYTFEKNVSVFTSDGQHPIVEDDVRKELSASSFEDTLKDSQSFFNNVWKTSDIKISNDITSQKLTRVNIFHLMVSGSALGTGDIDASTGARGLHGEAYRGHVFWDVTFDLPFYASHYPKIAKQCLMYRYNRLNPARDYAKSEGKAGAMYPWQSGMYGDEQSQFLHLNPVSGKWDPDNSRLQRHVSISVAYDIINYVHISGDLQFMHDYGFEMLLSITKFWISMASYDKQADRYDIKEVMGPDEFHEEYPNSTDRGLTNNAYTNIMVSWLFDKVNSFINEYPDKVTDAEHKADFSNDDLNKMTDISHKLRLDVNEDGIIGQFEGYFNLSKLNFDSYRRKYGDISRIDRLLKGEGKSPDAYQVAKQADTLMAYYILPMSEVQTVLNNLGYQLPENYFTKNLQYYLNRTTHGSTLSRIVYSVLNELDGNMDQSWQLFSTALLSDYYDIQGGTTAEGIHLGVMGATLEIETRNYGGVSTDGKAVSINPHLPKLWTKLEFCQLFQGINYSFVIDRNNVSVKANADTNITVKGKNYSLTKNKVQTIKYR; this is encoded by the coding sequence ATGAGAACGTTTGCGATACAAGCTCGTGAAGGCATGTTGGAAATCAATTACTCAGAAAATTCCAATCAACCGCCCTTCAGAAAATTCGTTATTACGTACAACTCAGATCTCTCAATTGGTGAGAATTTAGAGAACATAAAATCAGTCTTAACTGGTTTACCAATTGATGCTGGAATCATCGAAAATTCATTAAATTACGATTTTTCAGATACCATTATCGGAATCAACCATCAAAAAATTGATATAGGGTTAGCAATTGCCAACCTGTTAAATGTTCCAGTTGTTAACATGAAAACTGCCAATGAAATCGGCTTGGAAAATGCCGTCCAACAAAAAGCCGAGTATTTAAAGTGGCATCTAGATTATTATGGTGAATACAGTGGCAAGCGAAATTATGGTCAAGAAGCAATGTTAACCATTGGTAATGGTTACTTTGGCTTACGTGGCTCATTCGTCGAAGCCGATGCCGACAAAGACAATTATCCTGGAATGTACGTAGCTGGCGTATTCAATCAATTAACTACTAATATCAACGACCATGATGTGGTCAATGAAGACCTGGTCAACCTACCAAACAGTCAATACATCACTTTTGGTGTTGATCATCAGGAACCATTTAAGATCAAAAAAGAAGATATCCAAGACATCTATAGAAGTCTTGATTTAAGAACCGGCCTTTTAACTATTACCATGCATGTTCAATTGGCCACTGGACAAGTCTTGGAGATTTGTACTAAGAAAGTTGCTAACATGACCAACTACCATCGATTTGCTGTTAGCTATGAAGTTAAACCAATCAACTTCTCTGGTAGTTTGCAGATATACACCAAGATCGATGGCAGTGTCCAAAACCTAAACGTTGATCGTTATAAAGACTTTGATCAAAAGCATATTGAGATTATTGGCATGTCAGCTAATGACAACCAGATCTCAATGCGTGGACGCACTAAAACATCCAAAGTTGAATTTATGATCAACTCGAAGTTAACCAGCGATGATTTTGATATTAATGATTTGGTTGACACTTCAACTGAAAACCAAATTATCAGTCAAACACTCAGTCTAGATGTTGAACCAAATAAGGCTTACACGTTCGAAAAAAATGTTAGCGTATTCACTAGTGATGGTCAGCATCCAATTGTTGAAGATGACGTAAGAAAAGAACTATCGGCCTCTTCATTTGAAGACACTTTAAAAGATAGTCAATCTTTCTTTAACAACGTTTGGAAAACTTCCGATATTAAGATCAGCAATGACATCACCTCACAAAAATTGACCAGAGTTAACATTTTTCATTTGATGGTATCTGGATCAGCATTAGGTACTGGTGACATTGACGCCTCGACTGGGGCTCGTGGTCTTCATGGTGAAGCTTATCGTGGTCATGTCTTCTGGGATGTTACTTTTGATTTACCATTCTACGCATCACATTACCCTAAAATTGCCAAGCAGTGTTTGATGTATCGCTATAATCGTCTTAATCCAGCCAGAGATTACGCGAAGAGCGAAGGCAAGGCTGGTGCCATGTATCCTTGGCAATCAGGGATGTATGGTGATGAACAATCACAATTCCTTCACTTGAATCCAGTTAGTGGAAAGTGGGATCCAGATAACAGTCGCCTACAACGTCACGTCTCAATCTCCGTTGCTTACGACATAATTAATTACGTTCACATTTCGGGTGACTTACAGTTCATGCATGATTATGGATTTGAAATGTTATTATCAATTACCAAATTCTGGATCAGCATGGCTTCATATGATAAACAAGCAGACCGATACGACATTAAGGAAGTTATGGGACCTGATGAGTTCCACGAAGAGTACCCTAACTCCACTGACCGTGGTTTGACCAACAATGCTTACACTAACATCATGGTTTCTTGGCTATTCGACAAAGTAAATAGCTTCATTAATGAATATCCTGATAAGGTTACTGACGCTGAACACAAAGCCGACTTCTCAAATGACGACCTTAACAAGATGACTGATATTTCTCACAAGCTCCGTTTGGATGTTAACGAAGACGGTATCATTGGTCAATTTGAAGGTTACTTTAACCTATCCAAGCTTAACTTTGATTCATACCGCAGAAAATACGGTGACATTTCTAGAATCGATCGCCTCTTAAAGGGTGAAGGAAAGTCACCTGATGCCTACCAAGTTGCTAAACAAGCTGATACTTTGATGGCATATTACATCTTGCCAATGAGTGAAGTTCAAACTGTATTGAACAATTTAGGATACCAGTTACCAGAAAACTACTTCACTAAGAATCTTCAGTACTACTTAAACCGAACCACTCATGGTTCAACTCTCTCAAGAATCGTCTACTCAGTGCTTAATGAGCTGGATGGTAACATGGATCAATCTTGGCAATTATTCTCAACTGCCCTACTATCTGATTACTACGATATTCAGGGTGGAACTACTGCCGAAGGAATTCACTTAGGAGTTATGGGCGCCACACTTGAAATCGAAACTAGAAATTACGGTGGTGTCTCAACTGATGGTAAAGCAGTTTCCATTAACCCTCACCTACCTAAGTTATGGACCAAGCTTGAATTCTGTCAGCTTTTCCAAGGCATCAATTACTCGTTCGTGATCGATCGCAATAACGTGAGTGTCAAAGCTAATGCCGATACCAATATCACTGTTAAAGGGAAGAATTACTCTTTGACAAAGAATAAAGTACAAACAATTAAATATCGTTAA
- the mscL gene encoding large-conductance mechanosensitive channel protein MscL: protein MLKEFKDFISRGNVVDLAVGVIIGGAFTAIVTSLTDNLINPLIGVFLGKLDLSNLSVTVGQATFKYGAFINSVINFIIIAFVVFLLIKLINRFSKPKPESDDAPDQQTILLSEIRDLLKKESSNN from the coding sequence ATGTTAAAAGAATTTAAAGACTTTATTAGTCGTGGCAACGTTGTGGATCTTGCTGTTGGGGTAATTATTGGTGGTGCATTTACTGCCATTGTTACATCACTTACTGACAACCTGATTAATCCATTAATTGGAGTCTTCTTAGGAAAGCTTGATCTATCCAATCTAAGTGTCACAGTTGGCCAAGCCACATTTAAATATGGAGCATTCATAAACTCAGTCATCAACTTCATAATTATTGCTTTCGTAGTATTCTTGCTCATCAAATTAATTAATCGGTTTAGTAAACCCAAACCAGAATCTGACGATGCTCCTGATCAACAAACTATTTTACTTTCAGAAATCAGAGATTTGCTTAAAAAAGAATCTTCAAATAATTAA
- a CDS encoding protease pro-enzyme activation domain-containing protein — protein MNKIIKITNSKAKMIAALTVLTVAVVCQLQFTINVSAATKSNPETVSVVLKPRSQGKLSQLVYATGNPNSKQYHNYIEPREFANRFGAKKTTVKQVQNYFKKHHLEVKVQSGNTVLLVTGSKQNLAKAFHVTLVKSWNDGATYRRMIGTPKLSRKLTPKMLMVSGLSRYYAVSARATQQQPSSMHVRAKSTHADDGYEPNKFVRHYGVQSLYNNGNTGRSKTIGIISFANYHYADAYHFWNSIGLNVKQNRLSVKRANGTKDNWANAEETTMDVEQAGAIAPDAYIRTYIGEPDVTGMITSLSNAVGENRASVLSISWGQSEATLSNEIKLGITPAKYNTALNILFEQAAVQGISVLTASGDNGAYDGVLEGNQSGLSVDFPSSSPYVTAVGGTTLPSHQWIDHNRVTTKKERAWGSDVVNPTSNVQIPYKNISKLTKYFAGGGGGFSKFNKTPKYQLGVSGVNTFEAIKAWSFKDNRVVRIFNDPEVSGKETGRNLPDISANADPVTGYSMYVSGSKDGSDGSWYVVGGTSLVAPQMAGSLLLVGDDVGNRLGFINPLMYRLARLTDSPFTTLDSAKDNNNLYYTGQPGKLYNQATGLGTVNFGKLSQAIKDKK, from the coding sequence GTGAACAAGATCATTAAAATAACGAATTCAAAAGCAAAGATGATCGCAGCTTTGACTGTTTTGACTGTGGCAGTGGTTTGTCAGTTACAGTTTACGATCAACGTATCAGCGGCTACTAAAAGTAATCCCGAGACCGTCAGTGTGGTTTTAAAACCTCGGAGTCAAGGAAAACTTTCACAATTGGTTTACGCTACTGGCAATCCAAATTCTAAGCAATACCATAATTACATAGAACCAAGAGAATTTGCGAACAGATTTGGTGCCAAGAAGACGACTGTTAAACAAGTGCAAAATTACTTTAAAAAACATCATTTGGAAGTAAAGGTTCAGTCAGGCAACACGGTACTTTTGGTTACCGGTTCTAAACAAAATTTGGCCAAAGCCTTTCATGTTACTTTAGTTAAGTCTTGGAACGATGGGGCTACTTATCGAAGAATGATTGGAACCCCAAAATTATCAAGGAAATTAACACCAAAAATGCTAATGGTGAGCGGTTTATCAAGATACTATGCTGTGAGTGCCCGAGCTACTCAACAACAACCCTCCTCAATGCATGTTCGGGCAAAGAGCACTCATGCTGACGATGGCTACGAACCTAATAAATTCGTTCGGCACTATGGAGTTCAATCACTTTATAACAATGGTAATACTGGTCGCAGCAAAACAATTGGTATTATTTCGTTTGCTAATTATCACTATGCTGATGCTTACCACTTTTGGAATTCGATTGGTCTAAATGTCAAACAAAATCGATTAAGTGTTAAACGTGCTAATGGAACTAAAGATAACTGGGCCAACGCCGAAGAGACGACGATGGATGTCGAGCAGGCTGGGGCAATCGCACCGGACGCATATATTAGAACATATATTGGTGAACCAGATGTAACTGGCATGATAACTTCTCTTTCAAATGCAGTCGGTGAGAATCGTGCTAGCGTTCTATCGATCAGTTGGGGGCAAAGTGAGGCCACATTATCTAATGAAATTAAGCTAGGCATCACGCCCGCAAAATATAATACGGCACTGAATATCTTATTTGAACAGGCTGCTGTTCAAGGAATCAGTGTGTTGACTGCTAGCGGTGACAATGGGGCTTATGACGGAGTGTTAGAAGGCAATCAGAGTGGGTTGTCTGTTGATTTTCCATCGAGCTCACCTTATGTAACAGCCGTGGGTGGCACAACCTTGCCCAGTCACCAATGGATCGACCATAATCGAGTGACCACCAAGAAGGAACGTGCTTGGGGTTCGGATGTCGTTAATCCCACGAGTAACGTTCAGATTCCGTATAAAAACATTTCCAAATTGACGAAGTACTTTGCAGGTGGTGGTGGCGGTTTTAGTAAGTTCAACAAAACACCTAAATATCAATTAGGCGTCAGTGGTGTAAATACTTTTGAAGCTATTAAGGCATGGTCCTTTAAGGATAATCGGGTTGTCAGAATTTTTAATGACCCAGAAGTATCTGGCAAGGAAACGGGTCGAAATTTACCTGATATTTCTGCAAATGCTGATCCAGTTACTGGCTACAGTATGTATGTTTCTGGATCAAAAGATGGGTCTGATGGTTCTTGGTATGTAGTAGGGGGGACTAGTTTAGTTGCTCCACAAATGGCAGGTAGTTTGCTATTAGTTGGTGATGACGTTGGTAATAGATTAGGATTTATTAATCCTTTAATGTATCGATTAGCAAGATTAACTGACTCTCCATTTACAACACTAGACAGTGCTAAAGATAATAATAATTTATATTACACTGGCCAACCAGGTAAACTTTATAATCAAGCAACCGGCTTGGGAACAGTTAATTTTGGCAAATTATCACAAGCTATCAAAGATAAAAAATAG
- a CDS encoding CPBP family intramembrane glutamic endopeptidase yields MNEQRSKLGPGDFFERIGILIFLVILVLSVQIPLGVIARTRQIKTATILLGIAYLAIFIVVILIARFFYRRYGKVTPKPFTWADLRLVLIGFVVMLAAEVILGMVNQQVYGVQQTSNNEVIAQLLSSNRLTLVLLMISSVCLSPILEELVFRGFLISSFFDASSRVWPVVVSAVLFAIPHMEDLNIISFLTYASMGAVLAYLYNHTKNIKVSIALHFLNNLYAMLGMVTLLLTQH; encoded by the coding sequence ATGAATGAACAGAGATCAAAATTAGGCCCTGGAGATTTTTTTGAACGAATTGGTATTCTAATTTTCTTAGTTATTTTAGTTTTATCAGTACAAATTCCATTGGGAGTGATTGCTAGAACTCGACAAATTAAGACTGCAACGATTTTATTGGGAATTGCCTACTTGGCGATTTTTATAGTAGTAATTTTGATTGCGAGATTCTTCTATCGCAGATACGGAAAGGTCACTCCCAAGCCATTCACATGGGCTGACTTACGATTAGTATTAATCGGTTTTGTCGTGATGCTGGCTGCTGAAGTGATCTTAGGTATGGTTAATCAACAGGTGTACGGTGTGCAACAAACGTCAAATAATGAAGTGATCGCTCAGTTGCTAAGTTCAAATCGACTAACTTTGGTATTGTTGATGATTTCATCAGTATGCCTATCACCGATTCTAGAAGAATTAGTTTTTAGAGGATTTTTGATCAGCTCATTTTTTGATGCTAGTTCACGAGTGTGGCCCGTGGTTGTTAGTGCAGTTTTGTTTGCCATTCCTCATATGGAAGATTTAAACATCATTAGCTTTTTAACTTATGCCTCAATGGGAGCTGTGTTAGCATACCTGTACAATCACACTAAAAATATCAAAGTTTCGATTGCGCTTCATTTTTTGAATAATTTATACGCCATGCTTGGGATGGTCACCTTGTTACTCACCCAGCATTAA
- a CDS encoding P1 family peptidase, whose amino-acid sequence MGLTKALFNDLSEGVKGSKNLITDVPGVQVGHVTVDDDKVHSGVTAVIPANGNLFRNKLPAGVCVLNGFGKSVGLVQIEELGTLETPIVLTNTFSVGTAVNALTKKMLAENPEIGDTTSTVNPVVAECNDGDVSDIRAMKISEDDVNQAFANVSQDFEEGAVGAGRGMMCYDLKGGIGSSSRVVSVDDEHQYTVGTLTMTNYGYLQDFIVNGLPIGKPLSEMIKADKNKEEKGSIITVIATDAPLDARQLKRLAKRATVGINRSGGYIGNGSGEIVFAFSTQNRVAHFADSDFDTITRFNDNHIDKFFRAVAASVDESILSSMVHADSVIDRKNRHRLGLIDACLKLQNQDTKYSGLVEETLNFLGVKQ is encoded by the coding sequence ATGGGACTAACAAAAGCATTATTTAATGATTTATCTGAAGGTGTCAAAGGGTCTAAAAACTTAATCACGGATGTGCCGGGAGTTCAAGTTGGCCACGTCACGGTCGACGATGATAAAGTACATTCAGGAGTCACTGCAGTTATTCCAGCTAATGGAAATTTGTTTCGGAATAAGTTACCAGCAGGAGTCTGTGTGTTAAACGGTTTTGGTAAAAGCGTCGGCCTGGTTCAAATTGAAGAATTAGGTACTTTGGAAACACCAATTGTATTAACCAATACGTTTTCTGTCGGGACTGCCGTGAATGCGTTGACTAAGAAAATGCTGGCTGAAAATCCAGAAATTGGTGATACAACCAGTACTGTTAATCCGGTAGTTGCAGAATGTAATGACGGTGATGTTTCAGACATTCGCGCAATGAAAATTTCAGAAGATGACGTTAATCAAGCGTTTGCTAATGTTAGTCAAGATTTTGAAGAAGGGGCAGTTGGTGCTGGCCGGGGGATGATGTGCTACGACCTTAAGGGTGGAATCGGTTCGTCATCTAGAGTAGTTAGTGTTGATGATGAACATCAATATACTGTTGGCACACTGACCATGACCAATTACGGGTACTTACAAGATTTCATTGTGAACGGTTTGCCAATTGGTAAACCGTTGTCTGAGATGATCAAAGCTGACAAAAACAAAGAAGAAAAGGGCTCGATCATTACCGTGATTGCCACGGATGCACCACTTGATGCTCGCCAATTAAAGCGACTTGCTAAACGGGCCACGGTTGGTATTAATAGATCGGGTGGCTATATTGGCAATGGTAGTGGAGAAATCGTATTTGCGTTTTCGACACAGAATCGAGTCGCTCATTTTGCTGACTCGGATTTTGATACAATTACCAGATTTAATGATAACCATATCGACAAATTTTTCAGAGCAGTAGCTGCTAGTGTTGACGAGTCTATTTTGAGTTCAATGGTTCATGCTGATTCCGTAATTGACCGCAAAAATCGTCATCGTTTAGGATTGATTGATGCCTGTCTGAAGCTACAGAACCAAGACACAAAATATTCAGGATTGGTTGAAGAGACTTTGAATTTTTTAGGAGTGAAGCAGTAA
- a CDS encoding C39 family peptidase, whose protein sequence is MDILFDAPNIDQNAWGAINGCEAASLLEGLHYQNKLTEVNYGEFLKMMPIDQSGNPYRGFGGSPYRNQSGKFEAIFVKPLSDWAAQYTTFRDISDLGIEAIYDSIRKGEPVVAYVTVHFEEPEIQRYPFGDVAINNHAVLVDGLTDSQVHVSDPIDGSYFLDKEKFAHIQQSRKMALSLLK, encoded by the coding sequence ATGGATATTTTATTTGATGCTCCCAACATTGATCAAAATGCTTGGGGAGCAATTAACGGTTGCGAAGCGGCTAGTCTTTTAGAAGGTTTGCACTATCAAAATAAATTAACTGAAGTCAATTATGGTGAATTTTTAAAAATGATGCCTATCGATCAATCTGGAAACCCATATCGGGGTTTTGGTGGCTCACCTTATCGCAACCAATCAGGCAAATTTGAAGCGATTTTCGTGAAACCTTTAAGTGATTGGGCAGCTCAATACACAACTTTTCGTGATATAAGTGACTTAGGAATTGAAGCTATTTATGATTCGATTCGTAAAGGTGAACCGGTGGTTGCTTATGTTACAGTTCATTTTGAAGAACCGGAGATTCAAAGATATCCTTTTGGTGATGTCGCAATTAATAATCATGCAGTTTTAGTGGATGGATTGACTGATTCTCAAGTGCACGTGAGCGATCCAATTGATGGTAGTTATTTCCTTGATAAAGAAAAGTTTGCACATATTCAACAAAGTCGGAAAATGGCATTATCTCTCTTAAAATGA
- a CDS encoding peptide ABC transporter substrate-binding protein has protein sequence MGLSHKVAVASIFATTALILVGCGKSDNSSQKQTITTSTDTELSTVDLSKTTSVSAFNVLNNVDEGLFRLGKNSKVEPGIATDTKVFNNGKTYTFNLRKNAKWSNGDPVTAQDFVYSWRRTLNPKTASQYGYLFSGIKNADKIQNKKVAPNTLGVKAVGKYKLVVNLEQKIPYFKLLLGFPVFFPQDSKAVDKYGSRYGTTAKEMVYNGPFTLTGWNGTNLNWTLKKNPNYWDKKNVKLDDIKFNVVKDPSTSLNLYDQKKLDMAQLSATQAKQMGNNKNMVSRKQSSSYYIAFNQKIKAFKNQKIRQAISMSINRSTLANKVIAGGAVETDNFVSKGLAYSPKNGSDFTSDTTAPASMKYNPTEAKKLMTEGLREVGQKQLKFTLLNVDTYDQKQLSEYLQSAIEKTLPQVKVSLNNIPGQTVLSRQADQNFQVTVANWFADFSDPVTFLNILTSKNPSNISKWSNSAYDALLNKTNGVNGNNPEARWQDMIDAQNLALQKQAIVPLYQSGEKWLVNSKVKEIIYNTAGANYNYKEAYVK, from the coding sequence ATGGGCTTATCTCATAAGGTAGCGGTAGCATCCATTTTTGCAACAACGGCATTAATACTAGTTGGTTGTGGTAAATCAGATAATAGTTCTCAAAAACAAACGATTACCACGTCGACAGATACTGAATTATCAACAGTTGATTTGTCAAAGACAACTTCTGTTTCAGCATTCAATGTTCTAAATAACGTTGATGAAGGATTATTTCGGTTAGGTAAAAACAGTAAAGTCGAACCTGGTATCGCAACTGATACTAAAGTTTTTAATAATGGTAAAACCTATACTTTCAATCTAAGAAAAAATGCTAAGTGGAGCAATGGAGATCCGGTAACAGCACAAGATTTTGTTTATTCTTGGCGCAGAACTTTAAACCCTAAAACCGCTTCTCAATATGGATACCTATTCTCCGGAATTAAGAATGCAGATAAGATTCAAAATAAAAAGGTTGCACCTAACACTTTAGGTGTTAAAGCGGTAGGCAAATATAAACTAGTCGTTAACTTAGAACAAAAAATTCCATATTTCAAACTCTTGTTAGGTTTTCCGGTGTTCTTCCCACAAGATTCAAAAGCGGTCGATAAGTATGGTAGTCGATACGGAACTACTGCCAAAGAAATGGTTTACAACGGACCATTTACTTTGACTGGTTGGAACGGAACAAACTTGAACTGGACTTTGAAGAAAAATCCTAATTATTGGGACAAGAAGAATGTTAAGTTAGACGATATTAAATTTAATGTGGTTAAGGATCCATCAACTAGCTTGAATTTATATGATCAAAAGAAACTTGATATGGCCCAATTATCAGCTACCCAAGCAAAACAAATGGGCAATAACAAAAATATGGTTTCTCGTAAGCAGTCATCTTCGTACTACATTGCGTTTAACCAAAAAATCAAGGCCTTTAAAAACCAGAAAATCAGACAAGCAATCTCTATGTCAATTAACCGCTCAACTTTAGCTAATAAGGTTATTGCGGGAGGGGCAGTTGAAACAGATAATTTTGTTTCCAAAGGATTAGCTTATTCACCAAAGAACGGCAGTGATTTCACTTCTGACACCACTGCACCTGCTTCAATGAAGTACAATCCTACTGAAGCTAAGAAATTAATGACCGAAGGATTACGCGAAGTTGGTCAAAAACAATTGAAGTTCACTTTATTGAACGTTGATACGTATGATCAAAAACAATTGAGTGAATATCTACAAAGTGCGATTGAGAAAACTTTGCCACAGGTTAAAGTTTCATTGAATAACATTCCTGGCCAAACTGTTTTGAGTCGTCAAGCTGATCAAAACTTCCAAGTCACAGTTGCTAATTGGTTCGCTGATTTTTCAGATCCAGTTACCTTCTTAAATATTTTAACTTCAAAGAACCCAAGTAACATTTCTAAGTGGTCTAATAGTGCTTATGATGCGTTACTAAATAAGACTAACGGTGTGAATGGAAATAATCCCGAAGCTAGATGGCAAGATATGATTGATGCACAAAACTTGGCACTGCAGAAGCAAGCCATTGTTCCGCTATATCAATCTGGAGAAAAATGGTTGGTTAACAGTAAAGTCAAGGAAATCATCTATAATACAGCTGGTGCCAATTACAACTATAAAGAAGCATACGTTAAATAG
- a CDS encoding dipeptide epimerase, translated as MSTVIKSIKTQVVDVPLKQPFVTALRTVTTAETVIVEVQDSDGKIGYGEAAPTAVITGDTTKSIVSAIEDFISPKIIGMPLDKPDLIKETIDDVLEHNSSPKAAVNIAVNDLIAQGYGVPLYVLLGGTSNEVVTDYTVSVGSTDDMINQSQQYVAAGFDTLKIKVGADDELTDLKKVTAIRKAVGSDVKIRLDANQGWHAKQAVVAINRMEDAGLNIELVEQPVKSSDFEGMKYVTEHVDTMIMADESIFSVEDALRLISMRGCDLINLKLMKAGGIDNALKINTLAEAAGINCMVGSMIESSVSVSAAAHLAAAKRNIKYVDLDAALMFSKNPVSGGYVSDQNRIELLNKPGLGF; from the coding sequence TTGAGTACAGTAATTAAAAGTATTAAAACTCAAGTTGTAGATGTGCCACTAAAACAACCATTTGTGACTGCTTTAAGAACGGTCACCACGGCTGAAACTGTAATCGTAGAGGTACAAGATTCAGATGGCAAAATCGGTTATGGAGAAGCTGCGCCAACAGCCGTCATAACCGGTGATACTACTAAAAGTATTGTGTCGGCCATCGAGGATTTTATTAGCCCCAAAATAATCGGGATGCCATTGGATAAACCTGATTTAATTAAAGAAACAATCGACGATGTGTTGGAACATAATTCAAGTCCAAAGGCTGCCGTGAATATTGCAGTCAATGACCTGATCGCACAAGGGTATGGTGTCCCACTGTACGTTCTACTGGGTGGCACGAGCAATGAAGTGGTTACTGATTATACCGTTAGTGTCGGTAGTACTGATGACATGATCAATCAATCTCAGCAATACGTGGCAGCTGGGTTTGATACCTTGAAAATCAAGGTTGGAGCGGATGATGAGCTAACGGATCTGAAAAAGGTCACGGCAATCAGAAAAGCAGTGGGTTCTGATGTGAAGATTCGGTTAGATGCTAATCAAGGATGGCATGCCAAGCAAGCAGTGGTCGCGATTAATCGAATGGAAGATGCAGGTTTAAACATTGAACTAGTAGAACAACCGGTAAAATCCTCAGACTTTGAAGGTATGAAATATGTCACGGAGCATGTGGATACTATGATCATGGCTGACGAAAGTATTTTTTCAGTTGAAGATGCTTTAAGGCTGATTTCAATGCGTGGATGTGATTTGATCAACTTAAAATTGATGAAGGCTGGCGGAATTGATAATGCTTTAAAAATCAATACATTAGCCGAAGCAGCCGGCATTAACTGTATGGTTGGTAGCATGATTGAATCTTCTGTATCAGTGTCAGCTGCTGCTCATTTGGCAGCGGCTAAGCGAAACATTAAGTACGTGGATTTAGATGCCGCACTAATGTTTTCAAAAAATCCAGTCTCTGGTGGTTATGTGAGTGACCAAAATAGAATAGAGTTGTTAAACAAACCTGGATTGGGATTTTAA